A section of the Humulus lupulus chromosome 2, drHumLupu1.1, whole genome shotgun sequence genome encodes:
- the LOC133819243 gene encoding uncharacterized protein LOC133819243, translating into MEVAAGELEDDLFFKDLSKQISLLIMDDDDEEEDPLANCPSVSFQAFSHVIHNTIPPAVQSHQFVYEQTCNRESSKGTGVFIPQSSQPRRKQRQGRSFGSSYYAKSHRQSENNNTKMVVSQQVVSNGSFKPKYSRG; encoded by the exons ATGGAAGTTGCAGCAGGAGAGTTAGAAGATGATTTGTTCTTTAAAGACTTAAGCAAGCAAATATCTCTTCTTATcatggatgatgatgatgaagaggaGGACCCACTTGCCAATTGCCCTTCAGTTTCTTTCCAG GCTTTCTCTCATGTAATCCATAATACTATTCCACCAGCTGTTCAATCTCATCAATTTGTGTACGAACAAACTTGTAATAGAGAGAGCAGCAAAGGCACTGGTGTGTTCATTCCTCAGTCTTCTCAGCCTAGAAGAAAGCAAAGACAAGGGAGATCATTTGGCTCTTCATACTATGCAAAATCTCACAGACAATctgaaaataataatacaaagaTGGTTGTGTCTCAACAAGTGGTCTCAAATGGCTCTTTTAAACCAAAATATAGCCGAGGATAG
- the LOC133819244 gene encoding NEDD8-activating enzyme E1 catalytic subunit codes for MADTVVPPSRSRDLDKLLLRPGNLVGPTFEPGPGLREDLKEYVKVLVVGAGGLGCELLKDLALSGFRELEVIDMDRIEVSNLNRQFLFRLEDVGKPKAEVAAKRVMERVSGVNIVPHFCRIEDKELDFFSNFSIIALGLDSIEARSYINAVACGFLEYDTDDNPLEETVKPMVDGGTEGFKGHARVIMPGVTPCFECTIWLFPPQVKFPLCTLAETPRTAAHCIEYAHLIKWDEAHSGKAFDPDDPKHMKWVYDEAVKRAELFGIPGVTYSLTQGVVKNIIPAIASTNAIISAACAMETLKIASGCSKTLSNYLTYNGAEGLHTKVTEFVKDKDCLACGPGVLVELESSVTLEKFISLLEEHPKLQLSKASITHRGKNLYMQAPPVLEEMTRSNLSRPLFELMGKISKDVVHATGTVKKNDTKTSSLRKLRVVFKGVDGVADMDTAGGA; via the exons ATGGCAGACACTGTGGTGCCGCCAAGCCGATCGAGGGACCTCGACAAGCTCCTCCTCAGGCCTGGAAATCTCGTCGGACCCACCTTCGAACCTGGCCCCGGA CTGAGGGAGGACCTTAAAGAGTACGTGAAAGTGTTGGTGGTAGGAGCTGGTGGATTAGGGTGTGAGCTGCTAAAGGACTTGGCTTTGTCTGGTTTTCGGGAGCTCGAAGTTATAGACATGGACCGCATTGAGGTCTCCAATCTCAATCGTCAATTTCTCTTCAG ACTCGAAGATGTTGGTAAGCCAAAGGCTGAGGTAGCTGCAAAACGTGTCATGGAAAGAGTTAGTGGTGTGAATATTGTGCCTCACTTTTGCCGTATTGAAGACAAGGAGCTtgatttttttagtaattttaGTATTATTGCCCTTGGTCTCGATTCTATTGAGGCTCGAAGTTACATTAATGCTGTAGCATGTGGCTTTCTAG AGTATGATACAGATGATAACCCACTAGAAGAAACAGTCAAACCTATGGTAGATGGTGGCACAGAAGGTTTTAAAGGCCACGCAAGGGTCATTATGCCAGGGGTCACACCGTGCTTTGAGTGTACCATCTGGCTTTTCCCACCTCAAGTGAAGTTTCCTTTATGCACCCTTGCAGAAACCCCTAGAACTGCTGCACATTGTATAGAATATGCCCACTTAATTAAATGGGATGAG GCTCATAGTGGGAAGGCTTTCGATCCCGATGACCCAAAGCATATGAAGTGGGTCTATGATGAG GCTGTCAAAAGGGCTGAGCTTTTTGGTATTCCAGGAGTTACTTATTCTCTTACTCAG GgtgttgtgaagaatatcataccGGCAATTGCTTCCACCAATGCAATTATTTCAGCTGCATGTGCAATGGAAACATTAAAGATTGCATCTGGATGCAGCAAAACTCTGTCAAACTACTTAAC ATACAATGGTGCGGAAGGTCTCCACACTAAAGTGACTGAATTTGTGAAGGACAAGGACTGTCTTGCATGTGGCCCGGGTGTTCTGGTTGAGCTAGAGTCTTCAGTAACATTAGAGAAG TTCATAAGTTTACTCGAGGAACATCCAAAGCTGCAGTTGTCGAAGGCGAGCATCACACATCGAGGGAAGAACCTTTACATGCAGGCACCTCCAGTACTTGAAGAAATGACCAGATCAAACCTAAGCCGACCACTTTTTGAACTGATGGGTAAAATTTCCAAGGATGTTGTCCATGCAACTGGTACAGTAAAAAAGAATGACACAAAGACCTCCAGTCTAAGAAAATTACGTGTTGTTTTCAAAGGAGTTGATGGAGTTGCAGATATGGATACAGCAGGTGGGGCATAA